Proteins encoded by one window of Channa argus isolate prfri chromosome 13, Channa argus male v1.0, whole genome shotgun sequence:
- the LOC137139409 gene encoding uncharacterized protein: protein MKILCLSLLFHASLQLQCDNAKITAHIGGEFILICKYDTSRYIYSKKYWCRGDSRSSCEILVDSENVNKMHKSVIIDQNKNGIFVKVTNLQFEDTGVYWVGIDRIYADIMTSVKVVITEVPVSKPRLWALSSVVDRPTCWGQHMTVRCGCTKGTGIQYSWYQRTPHKAILLQESSDLKLHCGTVKEVSNYHCVASNDMSREESDILSVQVLMPADSNCIYVVRLPGQPIYDCADRMSTTAATSPPLSTCQTATIHSDTTNQSLQTNQTVTLFNRTYTEVPLWYTLLRWGSLVSLLIFLCIVLICTRTRHRICKSEKRKVHFRQTPHLAQCL, encoded by the exons ATGAAGATACTGTGTCTGAGTTTGCTTTTTCATG CAAGTCTTCAGCTCCAGTGTGATAATGCAAAGATCACTGCACACATTGGAGGGGAATTCATTCTCATCTGCAAGTATGACACCAGCAGGTATATCTACAGTAAAAAATACTGGTGCCGGGGGGACTCCAGAAGCTCCTGTGAGATTTTAGTGGATTCAGAGAATGTTAACAAAATGCACAAGTCTGTCATAAtagatcaaaataaaaatggtattTTTGTGAAAGTCACAAACCTCCAATTTGAGGACACTGGAGTGTACTGGGTTGGGATTGACAGAATATATGCTGACATCATGACTTCAGTTAAGGTGGTTATCACTGAAG TTCCTGTGTCGAAACCCAGACTTTGGGCCTTGAGCTCTGTGGTGGATAGGCCAACATGTTGGGGGCAGCACATGACTGTGCGTTGTGGTTGCACAAAGGGCACCGGCATTCAGTATTCTTGGTATCAACGCACTCCCCACAAAGCCATCTTGCTTCAGGAGTCATCAGACTTGAAGCTACACTGTGGCACAGTGAAAGAAGTCAGTAATTACCACTGTGTTGCCAGTAACGACATGAGCCGTGAGGAGAGTGATATCCTGTCTGTGCAGGTTCTGATGCCTGCAGACAGCAACTGTATCTATGTCGTCAGGCTGCCAG GCCAACCCATTTATGACTGTGCAGACAGAATGAGCACCACCGCAGCAACATCTCCACCTCTGAGTACCTGCCAAACTGCCACGATCCACTCTGATACAACAAACCAGTCTTTACAAACTAATCAAACTGTCACGCTTTTCAACAG gacaTATACAGAAGTACCTCTCTGGTACACTTTGCTGCGTTGGGGTTCTCTTGTGTCCTTACTTATATTCCTCTGCATAGTTCTTATATGTACAAGAACAAGACACAGAATATGTAAAAGCGAGAAGAGGAAGGTTCATTTCAGGCAAACGCCACATTTGGCTCAGTGCCTTTAA